From Actinoplanes oblitus, a single genomic window includes:
- a CDS encoding glycoside hydrolase family 26 protein: protein MSEARGRRRLALLTLGIAAGVLAAGVVLATGGDERAGTPPAQPSATPQPSISVPSLSAASRRLRSARSQVTRARTAGSWPGTAGLSGVNGYPLLTGAAVREFCTARERACTVAQTYTDRTSYASMTSGTGWTFAEFADFDGVLVVSQGLVPDGGEDLLAGCAAGRYDDRWRAFGSLMVAEGRGDSIVRLGWEMNEPTMAWRGRDTADYLACYRHAADAIRATDPDVLLDWTINAHTTPSGLCGGVSTGCYPGDDYVDIVGIDNYDHYPWSPTKADFARTAAAPEGLDWLYAFARRHGKLFSVGEWGVVPTGDAGRENPDFVRWMYDWFAAHAPYLAYEAYFQRCDGTEAQSSLLRPDDPDCLPNTGSSETYRSLYRQP from the coding sequence GTGAGCGAGGCCCGCGGGCGCCGCCGGCTCGCTCTGCTGACGCTCGGCATCGCCGCCGGGGTGCTGGCCGCCGGGGTGGTCCTGGCGACCGGCGGCGACGAGCGGGCCGGCACGCCGCCGGCCCAGCCGTCCGCGACCCCCCAGCCGTCGATCTCGGTGCCCTCGCTGAGCGCGGCGAGCCGGCGGCTGCGCTCGGCCCGCAGCCAGGTCACCCGCGCCCGGACCGCCGGCAGCTGGCCGGGTACCGCCGGGCTCTCCGGGGTGAACGGCTATCCGCTGCTGACCGGCGCCGCGGTACGCGAGTTCTGCACCGCCCGGGAACGGGCCTGCACCGTCGCGCAGACCTACACCGACCGCACCTCGTACGCCTCGATGACCAGCGGGACGGGGTGGACGTTCGCCGAGTTCGCTGACTTCGACGGGGTGCTGGTGGTCTCCCAGGGGCTGGTCCCGGACGGCGGCGAGGACCTGCTCGCCGGTTGCGCGGCCGGCCGGTACGACGACCGCTGGCGCGCCTTCGGCAGCCTGATGGTCGCCGAGGGCCGGGGTGACTCGATCGTCCGCCTCGGCTGGGAGATGAACGAGCCGACGATGGCCTGGCGCGGCCGGGACACCGCCGATTACCTGGCCTGCTACCGGCACGCCGCCGACGCGATCCGGGCCACCGACCCGGACGTGCTGCTGGACTGGACGATCAACGCGCACACCACGCCGAGCGGCCTGTGCGGCGGGGTCAGCACCGGCTGCTACCCGGGTGACGACTACGTCGACATCGTCGGCATCGACAACTACGACCACTACCCGTGGTCGCCGACGAAGGCCGACTTCGCCCGGACCGCCGCCGCCCCGGAGGGCCTGGACTGGCTCTACGCGTTCGCCCGCCGGCACGGCAAGCTGTTCTCGGTCGGCGAGTGGGGCGTGGTGCCGACCGGGGACGCCGGCCGGGAGAACCCGGACTTCGTCCGCTGGATGTACGACTGGTTCGCGGCGCACGCGCCCTACCTGGCGTACGAGGCGTACTTCCAGCGGTGCGACGGGACCGAGGCGCAGTCCAGCCTGCTGCGCCCCGACGACCCGGACTGCCTGCCGAACACCGGGTCGTCGGAGACGTACCGCTCGCTGTACCGGCAGCCCTAG
- a CDS encoding DUF1616 domain-containing protein — MNAVRAGVLTGLTVVSGAAVLLGPLPVSAPAGLLLSLVLPGAALVGALFRRDRPDDLGGVERLVLIPALSLATLVLGGLLLWAVGGTLNRVGWLGLSAATTLVAVAVAVARQRWGAPAGDRPEPAGDGPAARRPRLTRPRLVHEVLPLVFVVALLAGFGWYSFRDSERTYNMAVVSLSAAPPGPVAADGNRAVRLSVTGLTGAGPYTLVATDSVGEQIDRRKVEADARGSWSATVKYPADQRVTVKLLTGTPARAYRELVIAAAAAARR; from the coding sequence GTGAACGCGGTGCGTGCCGGTGTGCTGACCGGCCTGACCGTGGTGTCCGGGGCCGCCGTGCTGCTCGGCCCGCTGCCGGTGTCGGCGCCGGCCGGGTTGCTGCTCAGCCTGGTGCTGCCGGGCGCCGCCCTGGTCGGCGCGCTGTTCCGCCGGGACCGGCCGGACGACCTGGGCGGGGTGGAACGGCTGGTGCTGATCCCGGCGCTGAGCCTGGCCACGCTGGTGCTCGGCGGGCTGCTGCTGTGGGCGGTCGGCGGCACGCTGAACCGGGTCGGCTGGCTCGGCCTCAGCGCCGCCACCACCCTGGTCGCGGTCGCCGTGGCCGTCGCCCGGCAGCGCTGGGGCGCCCCGGCCGGCGACCGGCCGGAGCCCGCCGGGGACGGCCCGGCCGCCCGCCGGCCGCGCCTGACCCGCCCGCGGCTGGTCCACGAGGTGCTGCCGCTGGTGTTCGTGGTGGCGTTGCTGGCCGGGTTCGGGTGGTACTCGTTCCGCGACTCGGAACGGACCTACAACATGGCGGTGGTGTCCCTCTCGGCCGCCCCGCCCGGGCCGGTGGCCGCCGACGGCAATCGGGCGGTCCGGCTCAGCGTGACCGGGCTGACCGGCGCCGGGCCGTACACGCTGGTCGCCACGGACAGCGTGGGCGAGCAGATCGACCGGCGCAAGGTCGAGGCGGACGCGCGCGGCTCCTGGTCGGCGACCGTGAAATACCCGGCCGACCAGCGGGTCACCGTCAAGCTGCTCACGGGGACGCCGGCCAGGGCGTACCGGGAACTCGTCATCGCCGCGGCGGCGGCCGCGCGGCGGTGA